One window of the Populus nigra chromosome 4, ddPopNigr1.1, whole genome shotgun sequence genome contains the following:
- the LOC133692344 gene encoding uncharacterized protein LOC133692344 produces the protein MVDSRIKNVSAAFSWADEVEREEEEQARFQEHHKQKPDPFGSARPREVVLLEKGIDWRKLDIHLQQPSHKRQLDPPYGKQCKKNIPAFAAPGIDRIPSVTPSKSLKTELEDANSELKRSEILRVPLTTESQIPATVVPPLRYPPKNVIPSLSESGFHYYLQELDKGQQGFQSKMPLKPGKENTFHQQVPQRDRCFQNLNQGSHTHPHYHRQILQAEQRSQMEDKISFRLWQSDGSGKNLRKPAASRLQLDSDSATENPGKNLQGNDAVRLGVRQNLTKSSCPGGTNIKQKNGVERSVAKRSSGTKFNVMVQVRKRRGN, from the exons ATGGTGGATAGCAGGATAAAAAATGTCTCTGCAGCATTTTCGTGGGCAGATGAGGtagagagagaagaggaagaaCAAGCTCGATTTCAGGAGCACCACAAGCAGAAGCCAGACCCTTTTGGCTCTGCCAGGCCCAGAGAAGTTGTTCTCCTGGAAAAGGGAATTGATTGGAGAAAACTCGACATCCATCTTCAACAACCTTCTCACAAAAG GCAGCTGGATCCTCCTTATGGGAAGCAATGCAAGAAAAACATCCCTGCCTTTGCTGCTCCAGGCATCGACAGGATACCTTCAGTTACCCCAAGCAAGAGCCTAAAAACTGAACTGGAAGATGCAAATTCGGAGCTGAAAAGAAGCGAAATTTTGCGGGTTCCTTTGACCACAGAGAGCCAGATTCCTGCAACAGTCGTACCTCCTCTAAGATATCCACCTAAAAATGTCATTCCTAGTTTGTCCGAGTCTGGCTTTCATTATTATCTACAGGAATTAGACAAAGGGCAGCAAGGTTTTCAAAGCAAGATGCCCCTAAAGCCTGGGAAAGAGAATACATTTCATCAGCAAGTGCCACAGAGGGATCGCTGCTTTCAGAACTTGAATCAGGGGAGCCACACTCACCCTCACTATCATCGACAAATATTGCAAGCTGAGCAAAGGAGCCAGATGGAGGATAAAATAAGTTTCAGACTGTGGCAATCGGATGGTAGTGGCAAGAACTTGAGGAAACCAGCAGCTAGTAGATTACAGCTAGATTCAGATTCCGCTACTGAGAACCCTGGCAAAAACCTTCAAGGAAATGATGCAGTTAGGCTGGGGGTTAGGCAGAATTTGACAAAATCCTCTTGTCCTGGAGGTACAAACATCAAACAGAAGAATGGCGTGGAAAGATCCGTTGCTAAGAGATCAAGCGGAACAAAATTCAATGTGATGGTGCAGGTAAGAAAAAGGCGGGGGAACTAA
- the LOC133692346 gene encoding uncharacterized protein LOC133692346, with protein MLKKNGNDVAHRAWNILRLALLWARKGGVFKRRLIMDHLRVVRRFLKSLGQHTPRRRQLYYGEHELSFDKTPIFHVKMHRPASMRFNIPCITPQVDFDYDFDGEVCEDDIQQDGSVYECYDGMRRSFLLKGGDEEEYETCEEKIPAEEEGIDMRAEEFIAKFRQQMRLQRQISYLQYHETPKKGTSG; from the coding sequence ATGCTGAAGAAAAATGGCAATGATGTTGCTCATAGAGCATGGAACATCCTGCGCCTAGCATTGTTGTGGGCAAGAAAAGGTGGTGTTTTCAAGAGGCGTTTGATAATGGATCATCTACGAGTTGTGCGTAGGTTTCTTAAAAGCCTGGGACAACATACTCCTCGCAGGCGCCAGCTATATTATGGAGAGCACGAACTCTCTTTCGACAAGACCCCCATTTTCCACGTCAAGATGCATCGCCCAGCCTCCATGCGATTCAACATCCCTTGCATAACCCCACAGGTTGATTTTGACTACGATTTTGATGGTGAAGTTTGCGAAGATGATATTCAGCAAGATGGATCAGTTTATGAGTGCTATGATGGAATGAGGAGGAGTTTCTTATTAAAAggtggagatgaagaagaataCGAAACTTGTGAAGAGAAAATTCCAGCAGAGGAAGAAGGGATTGATATGAGAGCGGAGGAGTTCATAGCTAAGTTCCGCCAGCAAATGAGGCTTCAAAGACAGATCTCGTATCTACAGTACCATGAAACACCCAAAAAAGGAACAAGTGGATGA